A part of Amycolatopsis camponoti genomic DNA contains:
- a CDS encoding AI-2E family transporter, translated as MPAPDSSPVPYGLRVAAAVAWRALVVAAALTVVGFLAVKLASVLVPVAVALLLAGLFSPAVSWLVGKKVPRGLAAAIVLVGGIALAGGVVTFVVISVTVGMPALIDQVTASLTDLNTWLKTGPLHLSQGQLDEMLGNLTAMLGRNKSAIASGALTTAVTVGELLAEALLVVFCLIFFLAQGRVIWVFVLRAVPARVRDRVDAAGRSGFTTLAHYIRGTAAVALVDAVGIGLGLVIIGVPLAAPLSALVFLGAFVPVIGSVIAGAIAVLVALVTNGVWAAVIVLAVVVGVMQLESHVLQPLLLGRAVRLHPLAVVLALTIGLVTAGIVGALLAVPLLAVFSSGVRSLATRPENHSPGRTAPGTTRSSVEDRAPDPGEA; from the coding sequence GCCGCCGTCGCCTGGCGCGCCCTGGTCGTCGCGGCCGCCCTGACGGTCGTGGGTTTCCTGGCCGTCAAGCTGGCCTCGGTGCTGGTCCCGGTCGCCGTCGCGCTCCTGCTGGCGGGCCTGTTCTCCCCGGCCGTTTCCTGGCTGGTGGGCAAGAAGGTCCCCCGCGGGCTGGCGGCCGCGATCGTGCTGGTCGGGGGAATCGCCCTGGCCGGCGGCGTGGTGACGTTCGTGGTCATCAGCGTCACCGTCGGCATGCCCGCGCTGATCGACCAGGTCACCGCGAGCCTGACCGACCTGAACACCTGGCTGAAGACCGGGCCGCTGCACCTGAGCCAGGGCCAGCTCGACGAGATGCTCGGCAACCTGACCGCCATGCTCGGCCGGAACAAGTCGGCGATCGCCTCGGGCGCCCTCACCACGGCGGTGACCGTGGGCGAACTGCTCGCCGAAGCCCTGCTCGTCGTGTTCTGCTTGATCTTCTTCCTCGCCCAGGGCCGCGTGATCTGGGTGTTCGTGCTGCGGGCCGTCCCGGCCCGCGTGCGCGACCGCGTCGACGCCGCCGGGCGCAGCGGGTTCACCACCCTGGCGCACTACATCCGCGGCACGGCGGCCGTCGCGCTCGTCGACGCCGTCGGCATCGGCCTCGGCCTGGTGATCATCGGGGTCCCGCTGGCGGCTCCGTTGAGCGCGCTGGTCTTCCTCGGCGCGTTCGTCCCGGTCATCGGCTCGGTGATCGCGGGCGCGATCGCCGTCCTCGTGGCCCTGGTGACCAACGGCGTGTGGGCCGCCGTCATCGTGCTCGCCGTCGTCGTCGGTGTCATGCAGCTCGAAAGCCACGTCCTGCAGCCACTCCTGCTCGGGCGCGCCGTCCGGCTTCATCCCCTCGCTGTGGTCCTCGCCCTCACCATCGGGCTGGTCACCGCCGGCATCGTGGGTGCCCTGCTCGCCGTGCCCCTGCTCGCCGTCTTCAGCTCGGGCGTGCGCAGCCTGGCCACCCGGCCGGAGAACCACTCGCCCGGGCGAACCGCGCCCGGGACTACCCGTTCTAGTGTGGAAGACCGCGCCCCGGACCCCGGCGAAGCATGA